Proteins encoded within one genomic window of Thalassophryne amazonica chromosome 23, fThaAma1.1, whole genome shotgun sequence:
- the ndrg2 gene encoding protein NDRG2 isoform X1, with protein MTTEMQEIAITEDKPLLTGQADTAKDAELAARILLDQGQEHNVETPHGVVHTTLHGIRTTRKPAILTFHDAGLDSKSCFSTLFKFEEMQEIVKNFTVIHIDAPGQEEGAAVFPTGYQYPCMDTIADMIPAVLQFFNFRTVIGIGVGAGAYILSKFTLANPDSVEGLVLINIDINARGWMDWAAQKLHSITSSQTEQILMHLFSHEELSSHTSLVQFHRQRISKAHHHFNIELFWKSYNNRRDLDIDRNCTFKCPVMLVVGDQAPYEEAVVECNCKTDPTSTSFLKMADAGGMPQMTQPAKLTEAFKYFIQGMGYMASACMTRLSRSRSTSISSSHSIDGSRSRSRTLSQGSQVCQMPASPSQTMEVSC; from the exons ATGACGACGGAAATGCAGGAGATCGCCATCACGGAGGACAAGCCTTTACTCACGGGTCAGGCCGACACCGCCAAG GATGCTGAGCTCGCTGCGAGGATCCTCTTGGATCAAGGGCAG GAGCACAATGTCGAGACCCCACATGGTGTTGTGCACACAACCCTCCACGGCATACGAACTACCCGCAAGCCAGCAATCCTCACCTTCCATGACGCGGGTCTGGACA GTAAGAGCTGCTTCTCCACTCTCTTTAAGTTTGAGGAGATGCAGGAGATCGTCAAGAATTTCACCGTTATCCATATCGACGCTCCGGGGCAGGAGGAGGGAGCTGCCGTCTTCCCCACAGG TTACCAGTATCCTTGCATGGACACCATCGCAGATATGATTCCTGCTGTCCTGCAGTTTTTCAA CTTCCGTACTGTCATCGGAATTGGtgtgggagctggagcctatatcCTCTCCAAGTTCACA CTGGCAAATCCGGACTCAGTGGAAGGTCTGGTCCTGATCAATATTGACATAAACGCCCGAGGATGGATGGACTGGGCTGCTCAGAAA CTCCACTCTATAACATCCTCCCAGACAGAACAGATCCTGATGCACCTTTTCAGTCAC gagGAGCTGTCATCACACACGAGTCTAGTTCAGTTTCACAGACAACGCATCTCCAAAGCTCATCATCACTTCAACATAGAGCTCTTCTGGAAGAGTTACAACAA CCGCAGAGACCTGGACATTGACCGCAACTGCACCTTCAA ATGTCCAGTCATGTTGGTGGTGGGTGATCAAGCTCCGTATGAGGAAGCGGTT GTGGAGTGCAATTGCAAGACAGATCCGACATCAACGTCATTTCTAAAG ATGGCTGATGCTGGTGGGATGCCTCAGATGACGCAG CCTGCTAAACTGACGGAAGCGTTCAAGTATTTCATTCAGGGCATGGGCTACA TGGCTTCAGCCTGCATGACCCGCCTGTCccgctcccgcagcacctccatcTCCTCTTCCCACTCCATAGATGGGTCCCGTTCCCGTTCCCGCACCCTGTCCCAGGGCTCACAGGTCTGCCAAATGCCAGCTAGCCCCTCCCAAACCATGGAGGTGTCATGCTGA
- the ndrg2 gene encoding protein NDRG2 isoform X2 translates to MTTEMQEIAITEDKPLLTGQADTAKDAELAARILLDQGQEHNVETPHGVVHTTLHGIRTTRKPAILTFHDAGLDSKSCFSTLFKFEEMQEIVKNFTVIHIDAPGQEEGAAVFPTGYQYPCMDTIADMIPAVLQFFNFRTVIGIGVGAGAYILSKFTLANPDSVEGLVLINIDINARGWMDWAAQKLHSITSSQTEQILMHLFSHEELSSHTSLVQFHRQRISKAHHHFNIELFWKSYNNRRDLDIDRNCTFKCPVMLVVGDQAPYEEAVVECNCKTDPTSTSFLKMADAGGMPQMTQPAKLTEAFKYFIQGMGYSKFTSSLTHNLVTRIAELSFFIFLQWLQPA, encoded by the exons ATGACGACGGAAATGCAGGAGATCGCCATCACGGAGGACAAGCCTTTACTCACGGGTCAGGCCGACACCGCCAAG GATGCTGAGCTCGCTGCGAGGATCCTCTTGGATCAAGGGCAG GAGCACAATGTCGAGACCCCACATGGTGTTGTGCACACAACCCTCCACGGCATACGAACTACCCGCAAGCCAGCAATCCTCACCTTCCATGACGCGGGTCTGGACA GTAAGAGCTGCTTCTCCACTCTCTTTAAGTTTGAGGAGATGCAGGAGATCGTCAAGAATTTCACCGTTATCCATATCGACGCTCCGGGGCAGGAGGAGGGAGCTGCCGTCTTCCCCACAGG TTACCAGTATCCTTGCATGGACACCATCGCAGATATGATTCCTGCTGTCCTGCAGTTTTTCAA CTTCCGTACTGTCATCGGAATTGGtgtgggagctggagcctatatcCTCTCCAAGTTCACA CTGGCAAATCCGGACTCAGTGGAAGGTCTGGTCCTGATCAATATTGACATAAACGCCCGAGGATGGATGGACTGGGCTGCTCAGAAA CTCCACTCTATAACATCCTCCCAGACAGAACAGATCCTGATGCACCTTTTCAGTCAC gagGAGCTGTCATCACACACGAGTCTAGTTCAGTTTCACAGACAACGCATCTCCAAAGCTCATCATCACTTCAACATAGAGCTCTTCTGGAAGAGTTACAACAA CCGCAGAGACCTGGACATTGACCGCAACTGCACCTTCAA ATGTCCAGTCATGTTGGTGGTGGGTGATCAAGCTCCGTATGAGGAAGCGGTT GTGGAGTGCAATTGCAAGACAGATCCGACATCAACGTCATTTCTAAAG ATGGCTGATGCTGGTGGGATGCCTCAGATGACGCAG CCTGCTAAACTGACGGAAGCGTTCAAGTATTTCATTCAGGGCATGGGCTACAGTAAGTTCACATCATCACTGACACACAACTTAGTAACAC GAATTGCTGAACTTTCTTTCTTTATCTTTCTGCAGTGGCTTCAGCCTGCATGA